In one Gopherus evgoodei ecotype Sinaloan lineage chromosome 1, rGopEvg1_v1.p, whole genome shotgun sequence genomic region, the following are encoded:
- the POLR2F gene encoding DNA-directed RNA polymerases I, II, and III subunit RPABC2 isoform X2 translates to MSDNEDNFDGDDFDDVEEDEGLDDLENAEEEGQENVEILPSGERQQANQKRITTPYMTKYERARVLGTRALQIAMCAPVMVELEGETDPLLIAMKELNRILRAPS, encoded by the exons ATGTCCGACAACGAGGACAA CTTCGATGGTGATGACTTTGACGATGTGGAGGAAGATGAAGGGCTAGATGACTTGGAGAACGCAGAGGAG GAGGGTCAAGAGAATGTAGAAATCCTTCCATCTGGAGAGAGACAGCAGGCAAATCAGAAGCGAATCACAACTCCATACATGACCAAATATGAGCGAGCCAGAGTCCTGGGCACTCGTGCACTCCAGATAGC GATGTGTGCTCCAGTCATGGTAGAGTTGGAAGGAGAGACAGATCCTCTGCTGATTGCAATGAAAGAACTCAA CAGGATCCTAAGGGCCCCATCATGA
- the POLR2F gene encoding DNA-directed RNA polymerases I, II, and III subunit RPABC2 isoform X1 yields the protein MSDNEDNFDGDDFDDVEEDEGLDDLENAEEEGQENVEILPSGERQQANQKRITTPYMTKYERARVLGTRALQIAMCAPVMVELEGETDPLLIAMKELKARKIPIIIRRYLPDGSYEDWGVDELIITD from the exons ATGTCCGACAACGAGGACAA CTTCGATGGTGATGACTTTGACGATGTGGAGGAAGATGAAGGGCTAGATGACTTGGAGAACGCAGAGGAG GAGGGTCAAGAGAATGTAGAAATCCTTCCATCTGGAGAGAGACAGCAGGCAAATCAGAAGCGAATCACAACTCCATACATGACCAAATATGAGCGAGCCAGAGTCCTGGGCACTCGTGCACTCCAGATAGC GATGTGTGCTCCAGTCATGGTAGAGTTGGAAGGAGAGACAGATCCTCTGCTGATTGCAATGAAAGAACTCAA AGCTCGGAAGATTCCCATAATCATCCGCAGGTACCTGCCAGATGGAAGCTATGAAGACTGGGGTGTGGATGAGCTAATTATCACAGACTGA
- the POLR2F gene encoding DNA-directed RNA polymerases I, II, and III subunit RPABC2 isoform X3 encodes MSDNEDNFDGDDFDDVEEDEGLDDLENAEEEGQENVEILPSGERQQANQKRITTPYMTKYERARVLGTRALQIAMCAPVMVELEGETDPLLIAMKELKILRAPS; translated from the exons ATGTCCGACAACGAGGACAA CTTCGATGGTGATGACTTTGACGATGTGGAGGAAGATGAAGGGCTAGATGACTTGGAGAACGCAGAGGAG GAGGGTCAAGAGAATGTAGAAATCCTTCCATCTGGAGAGAGACAGCAGGCAAATCAGAAGCGAATCACAACTCCATACATGACCAAATATGAGCGAGCCAGAGTCCTGGGCACTCGTGCACTCCAGATAGC GATGTGTGCTCCAGTCATGGTAGAGTTGGAAGGAGAGACAGATCCTCTGCTGATTGCAATGAAAGAACTCAA GATCCTAAGGGCCCCATCATGA